The following is a genomic window from Vicia villosa cultivar HV-30 ecotype Madison, WI unplaced genomic scaffold, Vvil1.0 ctg.001502F_1_1, whole genome shotgun sequence.
TCACATCTTTTCTTCAACGGTTGCAAACAAGTTGCTAAGCGCTGTTGGTGATTTTCATTTACTTCTCAAGTCTAACTTTCGTAATCATACTGACTTTTGGTAAAGCTTATTCACTATTGAATTGTTGTGGTGGTCAGCCTTGAATGAAGAAGAGTTAAGTTGTCTGGCTATATTTCACATAGTCTCGGGGGCCTAACCCATGAGAATAAGTTTAAGGATACTATACCAAGAGTCTGTTGGGAGGGTCTactcctttctcccaattttcagTTGTTTGTTCTTTATGACACTGCTCAATGCAGCCTTCTTTGGTCAGTGATGGTGTGCCAAAGTGTTTCTCAATGTAATCCCAAGCATCCATTCCGTGATAATCTTGTTCGAAGTACTATGGAACAGATTTTCTGTTGACCCATCGGGGTCGCCAACCAGCCTATGGTTGACCACATTATATCTCCATCTTATGAAATCCTTGCTCAACATGGCACTTTTCGCAAAAAGGCACTTTTCGTGGTATTCTCCTACCTCAGGCCTGCTATATTCCGTGTTTGCATCATAACCACAAGGTGGAGATTCTATTATTGGTTTAGAAAGAGGTTTTGCACTTGAAGCTTCACTTGGATTATTTCGAGTCTGTGAACTCAATTTTGTGAAAGGAATAGACACTTAATCTTCCCTTAAGGGAGACGTCTGAGGTTGTTTCCGCTATAGTTCCCTTCTCGAGTAAAGAACGTAATACTCTGTAGGTTCACCAAGGAGTGAAAAGCTTCCCAAGGGTCTGCTTGGAAGAGTAGAAaaagcaaagagagagagagaggggagagAGAAGTATAAGAGAAGATTGTAATTTCTTCTGCTTGGCACATGTGAGAAATAGGGGAGAGAGAAGAAAACAGCATGGGACCCACATGATTTTTCTTCTCCCCAATTCACCGAAGAAATGATGAGAGAGAGCATAAATTcatctttttccttttttgtcCATTCCCtccaataaaatatattattaatataagggtgtttttgtctttttaaaattaaacacacttctctctcttctatttctcttatACTTCTCTTATAACAAACAATATATCAAATCTATCATATTTCTCATCTATTTCTCTCTTCTTATACTCTTtctcatctctttctctcttctcaatTTCATCTcataaccaaacacaccctaaaggaTAAGCAACTACATCATGAAAGAAAGTAAAAAGGCTACCCATTCCTATAAGTAGGCCTATTATGAGTGCTAATCAGACAATTTCTTATAGATCAACCAATGATATGGCTTACTAAGGAGGTTTATTCAGAACTACGAATAGGATTCGTTCAAAGAGAATCCTTACATGACAACAACGATCACTCACTGAACATTCTGGTTTTTTTGCAAAGGGTCGTCTTTTCGATTTAGCTACTATTTTGATTGATTAGCCCTTAAGGGTTCATCATCCAAGAATTTCTTTAAAATCTCTGTATTCCATACCAGGAATTGGATTTGAACCAAGTATAAGAATTTCGACTTGTATTCATCAAAGGGATCGTCAACTTTAGATCCAAGAAAACTCAATTTCTTGAAGAGGATGCCGAACTAAAACAATAAGACATGCCACCCTCAAGTTAAAACAAGCAGACCAAATAAGACATaaaggtgtttttttttttttttttataaaagctaaAGGATGAATAATTAGAGGGAACATGCATTGCTTCATTTAAAGAACCTTGGTTTTTGAACTTGAGCCTCCTACTCAATTTACACTTATGTGATGTCTACTAAGTATATTTCAGAAACTTCATAAAACCACTTTAATGCATCATTAGTTCCAACATTATTTAACAGAAAATTACAAAATTACGCGTTGAATtcataaaataacaaaatatatcaaTGGAATGCTTTTCAATTTTCATATGAAAACACAACATAAACTAACTATGCTTTTGTATATATGTCCAGGAAAGATCAAGGAATTACTAAAAATCAATGATTTTTTACATTTCACATACCAAACGTGTGCGTCGTATACCAGTAGGATACCTAAGATTCTATAAGATTGTTCTGTTAGAAGTACAAGCCCTTGGGTTGTCAAAGCAAGAGCTTCTTTATGGGCGGTCAAAATGGATAGGCAAGAGCTTCATAAGGTGAAATCTCGCCATTTGAGAACAGCTGAAGATATGGATGGTCAAGAGCTTCATTAGCTGAAATCCTGCCATTTGGGCACAGGCAAAGCATTCTCTGTCCAACATAAAACACGGGCTATAATTAAACTTTCAGTTGACCAATAAAAGAGTTAAGTAATTCGAAGAAACGTAAACAGTAATGTGTAGGAGGCAGTTGAGTTACCGAAAGAAGATCAAGACCAGTAGGTCCGAGGCTTGGGAACTCTTTAGCCAGGTCCTACAAAATCAATTAGTTTCCATACATTGCTTATTGGATGGCCTGAATTTATGAAatgaaaaaattgataaaaatcatAACATTAATGAGAATACCTTTGGCTGTACTGGAGGGTTaaattcttgaagaaaattgCATATAGAAGACACTCTAGGCCAAGTTTCTTCTGTTGGCGTGCCAAACAAACTTTACATAGAAAATATCCAATTAATTAGTTTTGTTTGGTTATTACATGCAGAGATATCATAGAAATAGTTATTGTGTTTTGATGAAATTACCAGAATATCTCAGCCAATACCCCATGCTCGTCTAAATTATTGAACAGAGGTCGGCGCTTAATGATGTGAGCAAATATGCAGCCCATAGACCAGATATCAGCTGCAGTTGAGTAATTGGTTGAGCCCATCAAAAGTTCAGGTGCTGTATAGTTAGGACGAGCCTTCTGCAAATTGAAAACAAAATTAGAAAAGCATTATTTTGCATGGTTTGTACTGTCCTGGATTGTTTTAAACAATGTAAAAAAGAGAAAGTATCATACATGAATAGAAGTTTTGGGTGCAGGAATACCACATAGCTTGACTGTAGGAGATGATTCATCATCTAGGTGGCATTCAACGAGAATATTAAAAGGATTGATATCGGTGTGTACAATGTGGTGAGAATGGAGGTATGTGAGTCCCGAAAGAGCTTGATATAGAACACACTGCAATCACAAAATGTAGAAGAAATTAGAGGTATAAAACAAAGCAGCACTACACTATAGAGACAATAGTTTAGTTTAGTATAAAGATGAGTTACTCTTTCGAAAGTGGCAATGCTAGGCAAGTGATTGGTGATGTATCTTTCAAGATTTAGGTCAACATGATCAAAAACAAGATACACATCTTCCTCAGTAGACAGAATTTGCAACAACCTGTAGATATCACACATTCACACacaccaaacatatatataatctattcattgaaacttgatttgaagaaAACAAATGATTGACCTCACCTGACGATATTGTCATGGTTCAAATCTCTGAGGCTAGAGGCGTGATTCAAAATGGTGGATGGAATTCCGTTCTTTTGCTGGTGTTGAGGAATGGTTAGAATCTTGATAGCAACTGTCTCATCTGAAGAACGTCGAATGCACTTGATGACATTGGCGAAACACATATCATTGTCAATTCGTATCCGTTCAAGATCTCTGTGGAAGCGAAGTAGGTATTCTGCCTGATTTATTGATAGCTTCGGTCTGCATTCACAAGAAAATGAATCAGAATGTCTTTGAAAGAAATGCAAGAACGGAGAATGAAAACTAAAGAGTTGAGAGAAGGAAATGGAAACTCACATCATGATGTCATGTTGTTGCAACCATAGATCCTCAAGCTTATTGATTCCCATTTCAGaacgagagagaaagagagattgTAAGAAAGAATCAGAGAGAATTGGAAAAGTGAGACAGTTACTGTGATTTGCAATTCTCTTTTATAGCTTTTTATTTCCCTCCAACTCCTTGTTATCGTTAACTTTAACTACCTGTGATTCGCTCAATGAAAAAAAAACCaatcttaaaatattattattattattattattattattattattattattattattattattattattattattattattattattattattattagttttactattattattattattagggttaaatatcTTTTACCCCTTGCCAAATAAGCGAGTTTTGATTTTGTCccccttaaaaaaaaattgttgcgcAGCCCTTACCAAATGCAGATTCCAACCATTTAAACCTTTTATCATGATTTTACCTAGAACACCAGGTTACCATCCTATTTGTaagttgcaattttttttttactgttACTAATGCCACGTTAGATCTTCATCGTTTTCCCTTCTTCTTTACAGACGAGAAAATTCCCAAATCAACAATtaggaaaactagggtttggtaaatcatgttcatcatcatcatcttcctgtTGTGTTTGATTATGTTTGCAGTGGTTTTGAAGTTCAAGAATTAGGCATTAGAGTACTATTGTAACAAG
Proteins encoded in this region:
- the LOC131635500 gene encoding cell division control protein 2 homolog 2-like, which produces MGINKLEDLWLQQHDIMIPKLSINQAEYLLRFHRDLERIRIDNDMCFANVIKCIRRSSDETVAIKILTIPQHQQKNGIPSTILNHASSLRDLNHDNIVRLLQILSTEEDVYLVFDHVDLNLERYITNHLPSIATFERCVLYQALSGLTYLHSHHIVHTDINPFNILVECHLDDESSPTVKLCGIPAPKTSIHKARPNYTAPELLMGSTNYSTAADIWSMGCIFAHIIKRRPLFNNLDEHGVLAEIFCLFGTPTEETWPRVSSICNFLQEFNPPVQPKDLAKEFPSLGPTGLDLLSRMLCLCPNGRISANEALDHPYLQLFSNGEISPYEALAYPF